The proteins below come from a single Dermatophilaceae bacterium Soc4.6 genomic window:
- a CDS encoding formate--tetrahydrofolate ligase: MLSDGEIANAAQLLPITEVARESLGLDEQVVVPYGHDKAKIDLAYAVSLTPRPGSRLVLVTALSPTPAGEGKTTTVIGLTDGLRQLGTRAAAALREPSMGPVFGMKGGAAGGGYAQVVPMTDINLHFTGDFAAIGAANNLLAALIDNHVHHGNSLDIDVRSVTWKRAVDLNDRALRQVVVGLGGPTDGYPREDGFDIVVASELMAIFCLADSLADLKRRIGNIVVAHTRSKEPVRARDLVAEGAMTVLLRQAFAPNLVQTLEHSPAFIHGGPFANIAHGCNSVIATRTALGLADVVVTEAGFGADLGAEKFLDLMCRSSGLRPDVAVVVVTVRALKYHGGVAVADLQTPDLDALDRGSVNLTRHLATLSDVFGLPVVVAVNRFPSDTPAELERVEQIAADLGFSAYVTTHVADGGGGATGLARGVLDVLDAGQPSTFRFAYEESGSVEDKVTVLATRVYGAAGVTFSARARRQLAQVRADGFGHLPVCVAKTQYSFSTDPTALGAPTGHVIDVREVRLCAGAGFIVLITGDVMTMPGLPRHPASERIDIDDAGLVTGLS; encoded by the coding sequence ATGCTGTCGGACGGCGAGATCGCGAACGCGGCGCAGCTGCTGCCCATCACCGAAGTAGCCCGCGAGAGCCTCGGCCTCGACGAGCAGGTGGTTGTCCCCTACGGGCACGACAAGGCCAAGATCGATCTCGCGTATGCCGTGTCGCTCACCCCACGGCCCGGCTCGCGGCTCGTGCTCGTCACCGCCCTCTCCCCGACCCCGGCCGGTGAGGGCAAGACGACGACGGTGATCGGGCTCACCGATGGGCTGCGGCAGCTCGGCACCCGGGCGGCGGCGGCGCTGCGGGAGCCGTCCATGGGGCCGGTCTTCGGGATGAAGGGCGGAGCGGCGGGCGGCGGCTATGCGCAGGTCGTGCCGATGACCGACATCAACCTCCACTTCACCGGCGACTTCGCCGCCATCGGGGCCGCGAACAACCTCCTGGCCGCGCTCATCGACAACCACGTCCACCACGGCAACTCCCTCGACATCGACGTCCGCTCGGTGACGTGGAAACGGGCCGTCGACCTCAACGACCGGGCCCTGCGACAGGTCGTCGTCGGGCTGGGCGGCCCGACCGACGGCTACCCCCGCGAGGACGGATTCGACATCGTCGTCGCCTCCGAGCTGATGGCGATCTTCTGTCTCGCCGACTCGCTGGCCGACCTCAAAAGACGGATCGGCAACATCGTCGTGGCCCACACCCGGTCCAAGGAGCCGGTCCGCGCCCGTGACCTCGTCGCGGAGGGCGCCATGACCGTGTTGTTGCGACAGGCTTTCGCGCCCAACCTGGTCCAGACCCTGGAGCACTCACCCGCGTTCATCCACGGCGGCCCGTTCGCCAACATCGCGCACGGGTGCAACTCCGTCATCGCGACCCGCACCGCTCTCGGTCTCGCCGACGTCGTCGTGACGGAGGCGGGCTTCGGCGCAGACCTCGGAGCCGAGAAGTTCCTCGACCTGATGTGCCGCTCCAGTGGTCTGCGCCCGGACGTCGCCGTCGTCGTCGTCACCGTGCGCGCCCTGAAATACCACGGCGGCGTCGCGGTCGCCGACCTACAGACCCCGGATCTCGACGCGCTCGATCGTGGGAGCGTCAACCTCACGAGGCATCTCGCGACGCTGTCCGATGTGTTCGGTCTGCCCGTGGTCGTCGCCGTCAACCGCTTCCCCAGCGACACACCGGCCGAGCTCGAGCGAGTCGAGCAGATAGCCGCCGACCTCGGGTTCTCGGCATACGTGACGACCCATGTCGCGGACGGCGGGGGTGGTGCCACGGGGCTCGCCCGAGGGGTCCTCGACGTGCTCGACGCCGGCCAGCCGTCGACCTTCCGGTTCGCCTACGAGGAGAGCGGCTCGGTCGAGGACAAGGTCACGGTGCTCGCGACCCGCGTCTACGGTGCCGCAGGGGTCACCTTCAGCGCCCGGGCCCGCCGGCAGCTCGCGCAGGTCAGGGCGGACGGCTTCGGACACCTGCCCGTGTGCGTCGCCAAGACGCAGTACTCGTTCTCCACGGACCCGACCGCCCTCGGCGCACCCACCGGGCACGTCATCGACGTGCGGGAGGTGCGGCTCTGCGCCGGCGCCGGCTTCATCGTGCTCATCACCGGTGACGTCATGACCATGCCAGGCCTGCCCCGGCACCCGGCCTCGGAGCGGATCGACATCGACGACGCAGGGCTGGTCACGGGGCTGAGCTGA
- the dnaB gene encoding replicative DNA helicase: protein MTIQELFPGSSQSPPDDRLPPQDLHAEQSVLGGMLLSKDAIADCVEVLKGADFYRPSHEAIYDAVLDLYGRGEPADAITVADELTKRGDLTRVGGQAFLHGLIAQVPTAANAGYYAQIVAERAVLRRLVEAGTKIVQLGYAQGGGDVEDIVNAAQAEIYAVADKRGGEDYVKLGDVLEPTVDEIEVASGKSGEMTGVPTGFTDLDALTNGLHPGQMIVIAARPAMGKSTIGLDIVRSAAIKHGQAAVVFSLEMSKTEITMRLLSAEASIQLQHMRKGTMREEDWGRLASTMGRVSDAPLFIDDSPNMSLMEIRAKCRRLKQRHDLKLVVIDYLQLMSSGKRVESRQQEVSEFSRALKLLAKELEVPVIAISQLNRGPEQRTDKRPAMSDLRESGSIEQDADMVILLHREDAYEKESQRAGEADLIVAKHRNGPTDTIVVSFQGHYSRFKDMATNF, encoded by the coding sequence GTGACGATCCAGGAGCTGTTCCCCGGGTCCTCCCAGTCGCCCCCCGACGACCGGCTCCCTCCGCAGGACCTGCACGCCGAGCAGTCCGTCCTCGGCGGCATGCTCCTGAGCAAGGACGCCATCGCCGACTGCGTCGAGGTGCTTAAGGGCGCCGACTTCTACCGCCCGTCGCACGAGGCGATCTACGACGCCGTGCTCGACCTCTACGGGCGCGGCGAGCCGGCCGACGCGATCACCGTCGCCGACGAGCTGACCAAGCGCGGCGACCTGACCCGGGTCGGTGGCCAGGCCTTCCTGCACGGCCTCATCGCCCAGGTCCCCACCGCCGCCAACGCCGGCTACTACGCCCAGATCGTCGCCGAGCGCGCCGTGCTGCGTCGCCTCGTCGAGGCCGGCACCAAGATCGTGCAGCTCGGCTACGCCCAGGGTGGCGGCGACGTCGAAGACATCGTCAACGCGGCCCAGGCCGAGATCTACGCCGTCGCCGACAAGCGCGGCGGTGAGGACTACGTCAAGCTCGGCGACGTCCTCGAGCCCACGGTCGACGAGATCGAGGTCGCCTCCGGCAAGTCCGGCGAGATGACGGGTGTGCCCACCGGCTTCACCGACCTCGACGCGCTCACCAACGGGCTGCACCCGGGGCAGATGATCGTCATCGCGGCCCGGCCCGCGATGGGAAAAAGTACGATTGGTCTGGATATAGTGCGTTCTGCGGCGATCAAACACGGTCAGGCCGCGGTGGTCTTCTCGCTCGAGATGAGCAAGACCGAGATCACCATGCGCCTGCTCTCGGCCGAGGCCAGCATCCAGCTCCAGCACATGCGCAAGGGCACGATGCGCGAGGAGGACTGGGGCCGTCTCGCCTCGACCATGGGCCGTGTCTCCGACGCCCCGCTCTTCATCGACGACTCGCCCAACATGTCCCTGATGGAGATCCGGGCCAAGTGCCGCCGGCTCAAGCAGCGCCACGACCTCAAGCTCGTCGTCATCGACTACCTCCAGCTGATGTCGTCCGGCAAGCGTGTCGAGAGCCGCCAGCAGGAGGTCTCAGAGTTCTCCCGAGCCCTCAAGCTGCTCGCCAAGGAGCTCGAGGTGCCGGTCATCGCCATCTCCCAGCTCAACCGTGGCCCCGAGCAGCGCACCGACAAGCGTCCCGCGATGAGCGATCTTCGTGAGTCGGGCTCGATCGAGCAGGATGCGGACATGGTCATCCTGCTCCACCGTGAGGACGCCTACGAGAAGGAGAGCCAGCGCGCAGGCGAGGCCGACCTCATCGTGGCCAAGCACCGCAACGGCCCCACCGACACCATCGTCGTGTCCTTCCAGGGCCACTACTCCCGCTTCAAGGACATGGCCACCAACTTCTGA
- a CDS encoding DUF2277 domain-containing protein produces MCRNIRPLNNFAPPATTDEVRAAAVQYVRKVAGVNQKPSAANEAAFAEAVEQVAQATTHLLEHLTTSAPPKNREEEAVKARARAAVRYGREP; encoded by the coding sequence ATGTGTCGCAACATCCGCCCGCTGAACAACTTCGCGCCGCCGGCGACCACCGACGAGGTCCGCGCCGCCGCCGTGCAGTACGTCCGCAAGGTGGCGGGGGTGAACCAGAAGCCGTCGGCGGCCAACGAGGCCGCCTTCGCCGAGGCGGTCGAGCAGGTGGCGCAGGCGACCACGCACCTGCTGGAGCACCTGACGACGAGCGCGCCGCCGAAGAACCGCGAGGAGGAGGCGGTCAAGGCGAGAGCGCGGGCGGCGGTGCGCTACGGCCGCGAGCCCTGA
- a CDS encoding MATE family efflux transporter, translating into METPGATPLAVRREILRLAVPAFLALVAEPLFLLADSSIVGHLGTAELAGLGVASSVLLTAAGIFVFLAYGTTSVVARQVGAGSPRGAVAAGVDGLWLALLLGLASAVAVGAAAPWWVARFGADVDVAAQAATYLRVSAMGLPGMLVVLAVTGVLRGLQDTRTPLVAAVLGFGANIVLNLVLVYGLGLGIAGSALGTVIAQTGMAVALVVVVLRAARRLEAPLRFHPGRVLRAAVGGLPLLVRTLALRASIVATTLIAARYGSESLAAHQVALTVWSFLAFALDALAIAAQALTGRALGAGDVAGAREAAATMARWGVGAGVVTGAVVLLLSPVIGRAFSPDPRVVSAAAGAFVVIAVAQWLSGYVFVVDGVLMGAGDTLWLAVAMVTALVVWAPSVLLLSRSGAVLPGGLGAPVAGLWVWFGVGFMALRAVGLWWRFRGDAWAVTGAQR; encoded by the coding sequence GTGGAGACCCCTGGCGCGACCCCGCTCGCCGTGCGCCGCGAGATCCTGCGCCTGGCCGTGCCGGCCTTCCTCGCCCTCGTCGCCGAGCCGCTCTTCCTGCTGGCCGACTCGAGCATCGTCGGGCACCTCGGCACCGCCGAGCTCGCCGGGCTGGGGGTCGCGTCGTCCGTGCTGCTGACCGCCGCCGGGATCTTCGTCTTCCTCGCCTACGGCACGACGAGCGTCGTCGCCCGTCAGGTCGGTGCGGGGTCACCGCGCGGCGCGGTGGCTGCCGGCGTCGACGGCCTGTGGCTGGCCCTGCTGCTCGGGCTCGCGAGCGCCGTCGCCGTCGGGGCGGCGGCCCCCTGGTGGGTGGCCCGCTTCGGCGCCGACGTCGACGTCGCGGCCCAGGCGGCCACCTACCTGCGCGTCTCGGCGATGGGCCTGCCCGGCATGCTGGTCGTGCTCGCTGTGACGGGGGTGCTGCGCGGCCTGCAGGACACCCGGACTCCCCTGGTCGCCGCGGTGCTCGGCTTCGGCGCCAACATCGTGCTCAACCTCGTGCTGGTCTACGGGCTGGGGCTCGGCATCGCCGGCTCGGCCCTCGGCACGGTGATCGCCCAGACCGGCATGGCGGTCGCGCTCGTCGTCGTGGTGCTGCGAGCGGCCCGCCGGCTCGAGGCGCCCCTGCGCTTCCACCCGGGGCGGGTGCTGCGGGCCGCGGTCGGCGGGCTGCCGCTGCTGGTGCGCACGCTCGCGCTGCGCGCGTCGATCGTCGCGACGACGCTCATCGCGGCCCGCTACGGCTCGGAGTCCCTCGCGGCGCACCAGGTCGCGTTGACCGTATGGAGCTTCCTCGCCTTCGCCCTCGACGCCCTCGCCATCGCCGCGCAGGCGCTCACCGGCCGGGCTCTCGGGGCGGGTGACGTCGCCGGGGCTCGCGAGGCGGCCGCCACCATGGCCCGGTGGGGTGTCGGAGCCGGCGTCGTGACCGGCGCGGTCGTGCTGCTGCTCAGCCCGGTGATCGGGCGGGCCTTCAGCCCCGACCCGCGGGTGGTGTCGGCGGCGGCCGGGGCCTTCGTCGTGATCGCCGTCGCCCAGTGGCTCTCGGGCTACGTCTTCGTCGTCGACGGCGTGCTGATGGGGGCGGGTGACACCCTCTGGCTCGCGGTGGCGATGGTCACGGCCCTGGTCGTGTGGGCACCGTCGGTGCTGCTGCTGTCCCGGTCGGGAGCCGTGCTCCCCGGGGGCCTCGGGGCGCCGGTCGCGGGGCTGTGGGTGTGGTTCGGGGTCGGCTTCATGGCGCTGCGCGCGGTCGGGCTGTGGTGGCGCTTCCGAGGCGACGCGTGGGCGGTGACCGGGGCGCAGCGGTGA
- a CDS encoding glycosyltransferase, translating to MALDIFVPYWGDPQLLRETVSSVLAQRNPDWLLTVVDDAYPDPSVAAWFETVDDERVRYVRHGTNLGITDNYRSCVALATEEVMVFLGCDDLLLPGYVDVVLAAHRRFPGAAVIQPGVQVVDETGQVVRTLADEVKQRLVRPRAEAAVVLGGESLVTSLLHGDWLYWPSLAFRTAALREVDFRDGFPVTQDLALVIDLVCRGEQLVFEPMVCFHYRRHGASASSTALVDGSRFAAERAYFTLAAQQCLALGWKRAARAARWRATSRLHALTLVPGAAGARRWSGLAVLGRHALGGA from the coding sequence GTGGCTCTCGACATCTTCGTGCCCTACTGGGGCGACCCGCAGCTCCTGCGTGAGACGGTGAGCAGCGTTCTGGCGCAACGCAACCCGGACTGGCTGCTCACTGTCGTCGACGACGCCTACCCCGACCCGTCCGTCGCCGCGTGGTTCGAGACCGTCGACGACGAGCGCGTGCGCTACGTGCGGCACGGGACCAACCTCGGCATCACCGACAACTACCGCAGCTGCGTGGCGCTCGCGACGGAGGAGGTCATGGTCTTCCTCGGGTGCGACGACCTGCTGCTGCCCGGCTACGTCGACGTCGTGCTGGCTGCGCACCGGCGCTTCCCCGGCGCCGCGGTGATCCAGCCCGGGGTGCAGGTCGTCGACGAGACGGGGCAGGTCGTGCGCACCCTCGCCGACGAGGTGAAGCAGCGGCTGGTGCGACCGCGCGCCGAGGCCGCCGTGGTGCTCGGCGGCGAGTCGCTCGTGACGTCGCTGCTGCACGGGGACTGGCTCTACTGGCCGTCGCTCGCGTTCCGCACCGCCGCACTGCGGGAGGTGGACTTCCGTGATGGTTTCCCGGTCACCCAAGACCTGGCCCTCGTCATCGACCTCGTGTGCCGCGGCGAGCAGCTGGTCTTCGAGCCCATGGTGTGCTTCCACTACCGCCGACACGGCGCGAGCGCGTCGTCGACGGCGCTGGTCGACGGCAGCCGATTCGCGGCGGAGCGGGCCTACTTCACCCTTGCGGCGCAGCAGTGTCTCGCGCTGGGGTGGAAGCGGGCCGCTCGCGCGGCGCGGTGGCGGGCGACGTCGCGCCTCCACGCGCTCACGCTGGTGCCGGGAGCGGCGGGTGCGCGGCGGTGGTCGGGGCTGGCGGTGCTGGGGCGGCACGCGCTCGGTGGCGCCTGA
- a CDS encoding DUF309 domain-containing protein, whose translation MTSHPMIYPGGVDATRDAGGSQRGRGSFWEAEVVTGSERDRDLEGRARQARPRDALGRPLPYGAEGVEPVSEEPLPPDEALEKARELLAAGRPFAAHEVLEARWKAGPTYERDLWQGLAQVCVALTHVARGNPVGAERLFERAGDTLAAFASTGRESYGVDVTEAVRRARHHEGGF comes from the coding sequence GTGACGTCACACCCGATGATCTACCCCGGGGGCGTCGACGCGACCCGCGACGCAGGCGGGAGCCAGCGCGGTCGCGGCTCCTTCTGGGAGGCTGAGGTCGTGACGGGATCAGAGCGGGACCGAGACCTCGAGGGCCGTGCGCGCCAGGCACGGCCTCGAGACGCGTTGGGCCGGCCGCTGCCCTATGGCGCCGAGGGGGTCGAGCCGGTGTCGGAGGAGCCCCTGCCACCGGACGAGGCGCTCGAGAAGGCGAGAGAGCTCCTCGCTGCTGGCCGCCCCTTCGCGGCCCACGAGGTCCTCGAGGCACGGTGGAAGGCCGGACCGACGTACGAGCGGGACCTGTGGCAGGGGCTGGCTCAGGTCTGCGTGGCCCTCACCCACGTGGCCCGCGGAAACCCGGTCGGGGCGGAGCGGCTCTTCGAGCGTGCCGGGGACACGCTGGCCGCGTTTGCGTCGACGGGACGCGAGTCCTACGGGGTCGACGTGACCGAGGCTGTCCGGCGGGCCCGACACCACGAGGGCGGCTTCTAG
- a CDS encoding sialidase family protein, which produces MRMHRLLTAGAVALVVSVPAGMGVSFAASEPDTSTRVNVGSPTYPFSQNKQNEPGLALDANRPTVLAAGSNDEIDMEGCNAGAPDTCPFTPGVGVSGIYFSFDSGKTWSQPTYQGWTARDCLGPAPCTPHVGPIGTLPKYFENGLVSNGDPELAFGPKRGVDGTFSWSAGSRLYYANIATNFGSTRDDQTFKGSGAIAVSRTDNVAAAAAGDANAWLDPVIVTRQSSATFSDKEQLWADNAATSPYFGNVYVCNVSFRSNGKGGAPEPVMFHRSTDGGDTWRTSQISAATDNAQTGGRQGCAIRTDSTGRIYVVWSGYSQQLGSGVFYQETSDNGGATFTRPQVITTTAGIGQLDPVTGRFTIDGVAGSRTDVFPSIDIANGAPTGLAAPNTIALAWSDNRAGLNNEKAYLSYSRDRGATYSLAQPVSTSGDRANQPAVAIAPNGSTVYLTYNAWHQPWQTTTANPRPMEGVVLSGPAAGPLTEVNRGQSGDARGSSANSLTAEFLGDYNYAVASNGYGAAVWNDVRNATDCPAVDLYRQSLAGTPTSRPSPCQNPPTTFGNTDIFGWSSAS; this is translated from the coding sequence ATGCGTATGCACCGTCTTCTCACCGCCGGGGCCGTCGCCCTGGTGGTATCCGTTCCGGCAGGGATGGGCGTGTCGTTTGCGGCGTCGGAGCCCGATACCAGTACCCGGGTCAACGTGGGCAGCCCGACTTACCCCTTCTCCCAGAATAAGCAGAACGAGCCAGGCCTGGCCTTGGACGCCAACCGTCCCACCGTGCTGGCCGCCGGCTCGAACGACGAGATCGACATGGAGGGCTGTAACGCCGGCGCTCCCGACACGTGCCCGTTTACGCCCGGAGTCGGGGTCAGCGGCATCTATTTCTCCTTCGACTCCGGTAAGACCTGGAGCCAGCCGACCTACCAAGGTTGGACGGCCCGTGACTGCCTTGGGCCGGCGCCGTGCACTCCGCACGTGGGCCCGATCGGCACTCTGCCGAAGTACTTTGAGAACGGGCTTGTCTCCAACGGTGACCCGGAGCTGGCGTTCGGGCCCAAGCGTGGCGTGGATGGCACGTTCTCTTGGTCTGCCGGCTCGCGGTTGTACTACGCCAACATCGCCACCAACTTCGGCTCCACCCGCGATGACCAGACGTTCAAAGGCTCTGGGGCGATCGCCGTCTCCCGCACCGACAACGTGGCCGCTGCCGCGGCCGGCGATGCCAACGCCTGGCTGGACCCCGTCATCGTCACCCGGCAGAGCTCCGCGACGTTCAGCGACAAGGAACAACTGTGGGCCGACAACGCGGCCACCAGCCCCTACTTCGGCAACGTGTACGTGTGCAACGTCAGCTTCCGCAGCAACGGAAAGGGCGGTGCGCCGGAGCCGGTGATGTTCCACCGGTCCACGGACGGCGGAGACACCTGGCGCACCAGCCAGATCTCGGCGGCCACCGACAACGCGCAGACCGGTGGCCGACAAGGGTGCGCGATCCGCACTGACAGCACCGGACGCATCTACGTCGTGTGGTCCGGTTACAGTCAGCAGCTGGGTAGCGGCGTGTTTTACCAAGAGACTTCCGACAACGGGGGCGCCACCTTCACCCGCCCGCAGGTCATCACGACCACGGCAGGCATCGGCCAGCTCGACCCCGTCACCGGGCGGTTCACCATCGACGGCGTCGCGGGATCGCGCACCGACGTGTTCCCCAGCATCGACATCGCCAACGGCGCCCCAACCGGTCTGGCCGCGCCGAATACCATCGCGCTGGCGTGGTCGGACAACCGGGCCGGTCTCAACAACGAGAAGGCGTACCTGAGCTACTCACGGGACCGGGGAGCCACCTACAGCCTCGCACAGCCGGTGTCCACATCCGGCGACCGAGCCAACCAGCCGGCGGTCGCCATCGCCCCCAACGGTTCAACCGTCTACCTGACGTACAACGCGTGGCACCAGCCGTGGCAGACCACCACGGCCAACCCGCGTCCGATGGAAGGCGTCGTCCTCAGCGGACCCGCAGCAGGACCGCTCACCGAGGTCAACCGTGGACAGAGCGGAGACGCCCGCGGATCCAGCGCGAACTCGCTGACCGCCGAATTCCTCGGTGACTACAACTACGCCGTCGCGTCGAACGGCTACGGTGCCGCCGTGTGGAACGACGTCCGCAACGCGACCGACTGCCCGGCCGTAGACCTCTACCGGCAGTCCCTGGCCGGCACTCCGACATCCCGCCCGTCCCCGTGCCAAAACCCGCCCACGACGTTCGGGAACACGGACATCTTCGGCTGGTCGTCCGCATCCTGA
- a CDS encoding cupin domain-containing protein, with protein sequence MTIKDIGPEPQSFDLEQATLENTSYRAVAWSGKYLQLTLMSIPVGEEIGLEVHPETDQFLRLDAGRGRVQMGRTKDRLDFDREVEDGWAIFVPAGTWHNVTNIGDEILRLYAVYAPVHHASGKIHATAADAERDEDSGDDEPPSWSVQPA encoded by the coding sequence GTGACCATCAAGGACATCGGGCCCGAACCTCAGAGCTTCGACCTCGAGCAGGCGACGCTCGAGAACACGAGCTATCGCGCCGTCGCCTGGTCCGGGAAGTACCTTCAGCTGACACTCATGTCGATACCCGTGGGTGAGGAAATCGGCCTTGAGGTGCACCCGGAGACTGACCAATTCCTCCGGCTCGACGCGGGCCGGGGCCGCGTCCAGATGGGCCGCACGAAGGATCGACTGGACTTCGACCGGGAGGTCGAGGACGGCTGGGCCATCTTCGTGCCCGCCGGTACTTGGCACAACGTCACCAACATCGGTGACGAGATCCTGCGGCTCTACGCCGTCTATGCGCCGGTCCACCACGCGTCTGGCAAGATCCATGCCACGGCCGCCGACGCGGAGCGCGACGAGGACTCAGGCGACGACGAGCCACCAAGCTGGTCGGTCCAGCCTGCCTAA
- a CDS encoding HAMP domain-containing sensor histidine kinase has product MRWSRPGVRGRITLATTAAVAIVLALAGVALVLLLQRDLLAGVDASAVTRAQDIVALSNGTLPAALPANQDDASLAQVLDSNGRVLSASANIQGESALVQPNAGQGGPRIGTLSGLPIGGGERFRVLQEITGPPSASRTIVVAVSLAPVDDAVQSARSLLFRVLPAALLLTALVTWLGVGRALAPVERIRRGVAAIGGGDLSKRVPLPTARDEVHRLAETMNSMLDRLAAAAGRQRRFVADASHELRSPLANIQASLEVALTRQDLDLWQETGHELQGEFERMRRLVEDLLLLARLDGRIPLVHEEVDLDDVVHEEAERLRRHPQVIVHVQPLPALRVSGDGARLAQVVTNLADNAARHATTTVSLSLHRDGDWAVVHVTDDGPGVPLEDRMRIFDRFTRLDHARARDNGGSGLGLAISREIAQAHGGTLALLPGGAEAGAVFELRLPLIPTKGSDLA; this is encoded by the coding sequence ATGAGGTGGAGCCGACCTGGCGTTCGCGGACGTATCACGCTGGCCACCACGGCCGCGGTCGCGATAGTCCTGGCGCTGGCCGGCGTCGCGCTTGTCCTGCTGCTGCAGCGCGATCTGCTCGCCGGTGTGGACGCGTCGGCAGTGACTCGCGCCCAAGATATCGTGGCGCTGAGCAACGGCACCCTCCCTGCGGCGCTGCCCGCGAACCAGGACGACGCCAGCCTGGCGCAGGTGCTCGACAGCAACGGGCGAGTCCTGTCAGCCAGCGCCAACATCCAGGGCGAGAGCGCGCTGGTCCAGCCGAACGCGGGTCAAGGCGGCCCGCGGATCGGGACGCTGTCCGGACTGCCGATTGGCGGCGGTGAGCGCTTCCGCGTCCTGCAGGAGATCACCGGGCCCCCATCTGCGTCCCGCACGATCGTCGTGGCTGTGTCGTTGGCCCCCGTCGACGACGCCGTCCAGAGTGCGCGATCGCTACTGTTCCGCGTCCTGCCGGCGGCCCTCCTGCTGACCGCGCTGGTGACCTGGCTGGGTGTGGGCCGCGCGTTGGCGCCGGTCGAGCGCATACGCCGCGGGGTCGCCGCGATCGGCGGCGGCGACCTGTCCAAGCGGGTGCCCCTGCCGACTGCGCGCGATGAGGTACATCGCCTGGCCGAGACCATGAACTCGATGCTGGACCGGCTAGCAGCCGCCGCGGGGCGCCAGCGTCGATTTGTCGCCGATGCCTCTCATGAGCTACGCAGCCCCTTGGCCAACATCCAGGCCTCCCTCGAGGTGGCTCTTACCCGACAGGACCTCGACCTGTGGCAGGAGACCGGCCACGAGCTCCAGGGCGAGTTCGAGCGCATGCGTCGCCTGGTCGAGGACCTACTACTCTTGGCCCGCCTTGATGGCCGAATCCCTTTGGTTCACGAGGAGGTCGACCTCGATGACGTGGTCCACGAAGAAGCCGAACGGCTGCGCAGACACCCCCAGGTGATAGTCCACGTGCAGCCGTTACCGGCCCTGCGGGTCAGCGGAGATGGCGCCAGACTGGCGCAGGTCGTGACCAACCTCGCCGACAACGCGGCCCGCCATGCGACCACAACCGTGTCATTGTCGCTACACCGCGACGGCGACTGGGCGGTCGTGCACGTCACCGACGACGGCCCCGGTGTGCCGCTGGAGGACCGCATGCGGATCTTCGACCGGTTCACTCGACTCGACCACGCCCGGGCCCGCGACAACGGTGGCAGTGGGCTGGGCCTGGCAATCAGCCGGGAGATCGCCCAGGCCCACGGGGGCACGCTTGCACTGCTTCCCGGGGGCGCGGAGGCGGGGGCTGTCTTCGAGCTGCGACTGCCCCTGATACCCACAAAAGGGTCAGACCTAGCCTGA
- a CDS encoding response regulator transcription factor, which translates to MRVLVVEDERPLARALRRTLEAEGFQVVLAANGIDGDWAAREQDFDVIVLDVMLPGLSGYDICRNLRAAGNNTPILFLTAKDGEYDQADALDIGADDFVSKPFSPVVLVARLRALLRRSSAGPDVSLTVGSLRVEPERHRAWLGEQELHLTARELGLLSYLVHRVDHVVSKTEILEHVWDQAFEGDANVVEVYIGRLRRKLASSDDVSIDTVRGVGYHLSGRKR; encoded by the coding sequence GTGCGGGTCCTGGTGGTGGAGGACGAACGCCCCCTGGCCAGAGCCCTGCGTCGCACCTTGGAGGCCGAGGGCTTCCAGGTGGTACTGGCGGCCAACGGCATCGACGGCGACTGGGCGGCCCGCGAGCAGGACTTCGACGTCATCGTCCTGGACGTGATGCTGCCAGGACTGTCCGGCTATGACATCTGCCGGAATCTGCGAGCGGCCGGCAACAACACACCGATCCTGTTCTTGACCGCCAAGGACGGCGAGTACGACCAGGCAGACGCCCTGGACATCGGCGCTGACGACTTCGTGTCCAAGCCGTTCTCCCCGGTCGTCCTGGTGGCACGGCTACGGGCCCTGCTTCGCCGCAGCAGCGCCGGCCCGGACGTCTCGCTGACGGTCGGGTCGCTGCGGGTCGAGCCCGAGCGGCACCGGGCCTGGCTGGGCGAGCAGGAGCTGCACCTGACCGCCCGGGAGCTGGGCCTGCTCAGCTATCTGGTGCACCGGGTGGACCATGTGGTGAGTAAGACCGAGATCCTCGAGCACGTCTGGGACCAGGCCTTCGAGGGAGACGCGAACGTCGTGGAGGTCTACATCGGCCGCCTGCGACGCAAACTCGCGTCGTCGGACGACGTGAGCATCGACACCGTCCGGGGCGTCGGTTATCACCTGAGCGGGCGGAAACGATGA